The proteins below are encoded in one region of Triticum aestivum cultivar Chinese Spring chromosome 1B, IWGSC CS RefSeq v2.1, whole genome shotgun sequence:
- the LOC123147801 gene encoding serine/threonine-protein kinase STY13, translating to MKEAAVGGGGDGAGGFVRADQIDLKSLDEQLDRHLARAWTMDKPKRGAGDGQERRREDWEADPARLVVRGVIARGTFGTVHRGVYDGLDVAVKLLDWGEDGHRSEQEITSIRAAFSQEVSVWHKLDHPNVTKFIGAIMGAGDLNIQTEDGNIGMPSNVCCVIVEYLAGGALKTFLIKNRRRKLAFKVVVQIALDLARGLSYLHSKKIVHRDVKTENMLLDKTRTVKIADFGVARHEAANPSDMTGETGTLGYMAPEVLNGNAYNRKCDVYSFGICLWEVYCCDMPYADLSFSEVTSAVVRQNLRPEIPRCCPSAFANVMKRCWDANPDKRPEMAEVVTMLEAIDTSKGGGMIPVDQARGIGCLSCLRPRRGP from the exons ATGAAGGAGGCGGCtgtgggcggcggcggggacggggcCGGGGGGTTCGTGCGGGCCGACCAGATCGACCTCAAGAGCCTCGACGAGCAGCTCGACCGCCACCTCGCGCGCGCATGGACCATGGACAAGCCCAAGCGCGGCGCCGGCGACGGCCAGGAGCGCAGGCGGGAGGACTGGGAGGCCGACCCCGCCAGGCTCGTCGTCCGGGGCGTCATCGCCCGCGGCACCTTCGGCACCGTCCACCGCGGCGTCTACGACGGCCTCGACGTCGCAG TGAAACTGCTTGATTGGGGGGAGGATGGTCATAGGTCAGAGCAAGAAATAACATCAATAAGAGCAGCTTTTTCACAAGAAGTCTCCGTCTGGCATAAGCTTGATCATCCAAATGTAACCAAG TTTATAGGGGCTATAATGGGTGCTGGGGATCTGAATATTCAGACAGAAGATGGAAACATCGGCATGCCAAGTAATGTTTGCTGTGTCATTGTGGAGTACCTTGCTGGAGGTGCACTGAAAACATTTCTGATAAAGAACAGGAGAAGGAAGCTGGCTTTCAAAGTTGTGGTCCAGATAGCTCTCGACCTTGCCAGGGG ATTAAGCTATCTTCACTCGAAGAAAATTGTGCATCGTGATGTGAAGACCGAAAACATGCTTCTTGACAAAACAAGAACTGTAAAAATCGCGGACTTTGGTGTTGCTCGCCATGAGGCTGCAAACCCCAGCGACATGACAGGCGAAACAGGCACCCTTGGTTACATGGCACCTGAG GTTCTCAACGGCAACGCTTACAACAGGAAGTGTGACGTCTACAGCTTCGGGATCTGCCTTTGGGAGGTGTACTGCTGCGACATGCCGTACGCGGACCTGAGCTTCTCGGAGGTCACGTCCGCTGTTGTTCGTCAG AACCTGAGGCCGGAGATCCCGCGGTGCTGCCCGAGCGCGTTTGCGAACGTGATGAAGCGGTGCTGGGACGCGAACCCCGACAAGCGTCCGGAGATGGCGGAGGTGGTGACGATGCTGGAGGCGATCGACACGTCCAAGGGCGGGGGCATGATCCCCGTGGACCAGGCGCGCGGCATCGGGTGCCTCTCCTGCCTCAGGCCGCGCAGGGGCCCCTGA